In Notolabrus celidotus isolate fNotCel1 chromosome 10, fNotCel1.pri, whole genome shotgun sequence, one DNA window encodes the following:
- the LOC117819835 gene encoding interferon-inducible double-stranded RNA-dependent protein kinase activator A homolog isoform X1: MSTEEFQSPAAAQSSADTSLFNTHSMDSTEVQHPNPAKTPIQILHEYGTKNGNLPVYVMEKAEGEAHQPSFVFSVKIEEVSCTGQGPSKKAAKHQAAEAALKVLKIDAGTVNIPVKSESNGVAAETNNHPNSVGVLQELALQRGWRLPEYTVLKEAGPPHKREFTVTCRMESLSEKAVGNSKKAAKKAAAEKLVAKLQSLSGCSEITWTPQPSVRFENLRNSQAEKITMLRRNPLSIPNTDYIQLMLELSEEQGFVVTYFDIDELTVNGQYQCLAELSTSPVTVCHGTGISCSNAHNDAAHSALQYIKIMASIK, encoded by the exons atgtctacagAGGAATTTCAatcaccagcagcagcacagagctcCGCTGACACGAG TTTATTCAATACACACAGCATGGATTCAACTGAAGTGCAGCACCCCAACCCTGCAAAGACACCCATCCAAATCCTGCATGAATATGGCACCAAAAACGGGAACCTCCCTGTGTATGTGATGGAGAAGGCTGAAGGAGAGGCTCACCAGCCGAGCTTCGTCTTCAGTGTGAAAATTGAAGAGGTTAGCTGCACAG GTCAAGGCCCCAGTAAAAAGGCTGCAAAGCACCAGGCTGCAGAGGCTGCTCTGAAGGTTCTGAAGATAGACGCTGGAACAGT GAATATTCCTGTGAAGTCTGAGAGTAACGGTGtcgcagcagaaacaaacaaccATCCCAACTCTGTCGGGGTTCTGCAG gagTTAGCGCTGCAGAGAGGATGGCGTCTCCCTGAATACACAGTTTTAAAGGAGGCTGGTCCTCCACACAAGAGAGAATTCACTGTTACCTGTCGAATGGAGTCCCTGTCAGAGAAAG CTGTTGGAAATTCAAAAAAGGCAGCAAAGAAAGCGGCTGCAGAGAAACTGGTGGCGAAGCTTCAAAGTCTGTCGGGCTGTTCAGAAATCACATGG aCTCCTCAACCCAGTGTGAGATTTGAGAACTTAAGAAATTCACAAGCAGAGAAGATAACGATGCTAAGAAGAAACCCGCTGAGCATTCCCAACACAGATTACATTCAGTTGATGCTGGAGCTGTCTGAGGAGCAGGGCTTCGTGGTGACATACTTCGACATTg aTGAGCTAACGGTAAACGGACAGTACCAGTGCCTGGCTGAGCTGTCCACCTCCCCGGTCACCGTCTGTCATGGCACAGGCATCTCCTGTAGCAACGCCCACAACGACGCAGCACACAGCGCACTCCAGTACATCAAGATCATGGCCTCCATCAAGTAA
- the LOC117819835 gene encoding interferon-inducible double-stranded RNA-dependent protein kinase activator A homolog isoform X2, whose amino-acid sequence MSTEEFQSPAAAQSSADTSMDSTEVQHPNPAKTPIQILHEYGTKNGNLPVYVMEKAEGEAHQPSFVFSVKIEEVSCTGQGPSKKAAKHQAAEAALKVLKIDAGTVNIPVKSESNGVAAETNNHPNSVGVLQELALQRGWRLPEYTVLKEAGPPHKREFTVTCRMESLSEKAVGNSKKAAKKAAAEKLVAKLQSLSGCSEITWTPQPSVRFENLRNSQAEKITMLRRNPLSIPNTDYIQLMLELSEEQGFVVTYFDIDELTVNGQYQCLAELSTSPVTVCHGTGISCSNAHNDAAHSALQYIKIMASIK is encoded by the exons atgtctacagAGGAATTTCAatcaccagcagcagcacagagctcCGCTGACACGAG CATGGATTCAACTGAAGTGCAGCACCCCAACCCTGCAAAGACACCCATCCAAATCCTGCATGAATATGGCACCAAAAACGGGAACCTCCCTGTGTATGTGATGGAGAAGGCTGAAGGAGAGGCTCACCAGCCGAGCTTCGTCTTCAGTGTGAAAATTGAAGAGGTTAGCTGCACAG GTCAAGGCCCCAGTAAAAAGGCTGCAAAGCACCAGGCTGCAGAGGCTGCTCTGAAGGTTCTGAAGATAGACGCTGGAACAGT GAATATTCCTGTGAAGTCTGAGAGTAACGGTGtcgcagcagaaacaaacaaccATCCCAACTCTGTCGGGGTTCTGCAG gagTTAGCGCTGCAGAGAGGATGGCGTCTCCCTGAATACACAGTTTTAAAGGAGGCTGGTCCTCCACACAAGAGAGAATTCACTGTTACCTGTCGAATGGAGTCCCTGTCAGAGAAAG CTGTTGGAAATTCAAAAAAGGCAGCAAAGAAAGCGGCTGCAGAGAAACTGGTGGCGAAGCTTCAAAGTCTGTCGGGCTGTTCAGAAATCACATGG aCTCCTCAACCCAGTGTGAGATTTGAGAACTTAAGAAATTCACAAGCAGAGAAGATAACGATGCTAAGAAGAAACCCGCTGAGCATTCCCAACACAGATTACATTCAGTTGATGCTGGAGCTGTCTGAGGAGCAGGGCTTCGTGGTGACATACTTCGACATTg aTGAGCTAACGGTAAACGGACAGTACCAGTGCCTGGCTGAGCTGTCCACCTCCCCGGTCACCGTCTGTCATGGCACAGGCATCTCCTGTAGCAACGCCCACAACGACGCAGCACACAGCGCACTCCAGTACATCAAGATCATGGCCTCCATCAAGTAA